The following are from one region of the Marinomonas sp. CT5 genome:
- a CDS encoding LacI family DNA-binding transcriptional regulator, producing MPPSQRRKQKLSTSSRVSLAMVAAHAKVSTATASRIINGITNKASEQTIIQVKKAVEELGYRPASIGRALRCQESRMVGVLAASLANPTMSAIASSIEWSLRDEGYIMSLCDTHEEADIQDEYLREMQSQLARAVVIIGAVQSELLSDYRDNGTTLLFVNRPAPDQTNSHYVGINNYQAGIDVANILLQNGKQHIGIIHASLALTAAAERRRGLLDRLAEAGILPEDIPHAHAEGLNHLEVGYKSMQTFLEIPKRPDVIVCLSDMLAYGAYRLTQEMGLDALEDITFFGFDDNPLNPWIASWLNSVGVPASLYGPATVATLKAIWNQSPPTDPVYLAHQFRLTKKIVLPNK from the coding sequence ATGCCGCCCAGCCAACGTCGTAAACAAAAACTCTCAACAAGCAGCAGAGTGTCTTTGGCTATGGTGGCGGCTCACGCCAAAGTATCGACGGCAACGGCTTCGCGTATTATTAACGGCATTACCAACAAGGCATCTGAACAAACCATCATACAAGTCAAAAAAGCGGTGGAAGAACTTGGTTACCGGCCAGCAAGTATTGGCAGAGCCTTGAGGTGTCAAGAAAGCCGCATGGTTGGCGTATTAGCAGCGAGTTTGGCAAATCCAACCATGTCTGCCATAGCCTCCTCAATAGAGTGGTCATTAAGAGACGAAGGCTACATCATGTCCCTTTGTGACACCCATGAAGAAGCCGACATTCAAGACGAATATTTGCGAGAAATGCAGTCTCAACTTGCGCGAGCCGTGGTCATTATTGGTGCCGTGCAAAGTGAACTGTTAAGCGATTATCGTGATAACGGTACTACGCTCCTTTTTGTTAATCGCCCTGCACCAGACCAAACGAACAGCCATTATGTCGGCATCAACAATTACCAAGCGGGTATTGATGTGGCCAATATCCTTTTGCAAAATGGCAAACAACACATTGGGATTATTCATGCGTCTTTGGCATTGACCGCGGCTGCCGAACGGCGAAGAGGTTTGCTAGACAGGTTGGCTGAGGCTGGCATTCTCCCAGAAGATATTCCTCATGCTCACGCAGAAGGACTTAATCATTTGGAAGTTGGCTACAAAAGTATGCAGACTTTTTTGGAGATACCCAAAAGACCTGATGTCATTGTTTGTCTAAGCGATATGCTCGCTTATGGCGCCTATCGTCTCACTCAGGAAATGGGGTTAGATGCTCTGGAAGATATCACTTTTTTCGGTTTTGACGACAACCCGCTTAACCCTTGGATTGCGAGCTGGCTCAACTCAGTTGGCGTTCCTGCTAGCTTGTATGGTCCAGCCACCGTAGCCACCTTAAAAGCCATTTGGAATCAATCACCTCCCACTGACCCCGTGTATCTAGCGCATCAATTTCGCTTGACGAAAAAGATCGTATTGCCCAACAAATAA
- a CDS encoding dienelactone hydrolase, translating into MMINKPMTRCALTLLVASCIPFSALRAENRIDTIRADAPELAAYGEQTVGVRQLDFIHKDQIDILNTDMNRKEGDAFPYYDRPLTVEVWYPAQANSSGSRVLKAYMRDGKTLVDLHGKAILGAKPASTKQAFPLVIMSHGYPGNRFLMSPIAENIASKGYVVVSIDHTDSTYSTLSKVSSSLVNRTKDQLFVLDQISQLAKDKTSFLYNLVDADNTGIIAYSMGGYGTVVTVGGGLTQYALDQREGLFSTPKGTLDQYLSGSKEYLALADKRIKTAVTFAPAGMKRHFMDSNTTKGIRVPMLFIAGSEDDVVGYEEGVRALWKSASGVDRSLLTFEYANHNAGAPMAPPKEANVLSPDLGFNLSMHYLDPVWDNVRMNNISTHFITAWLGKYLKQDATMSSYFDLVPVSNDGKWSKDKNGMDKPDNTYWKGFPNRSASGLKLESLKAGS; encoded by the coding sequence ATGATGATAAATAAGCCGATGACCCGATGCGCCTTAACTCTATTGGTCGCATCCTGTATCCCATTTTCTGCACTAAGAGCGGAAAACAGAATCGATACAATACGCGCGGATGCTCCCGAGCTGGCCGCCTATGGAGAACAAACGGTTGGTGTTAGACAATTAGATTTTATTCATAAAGATCAAATTGATATTTTGAATACGGATATGAATAGAAAAGAAGGCGATGCCTTTCCCTATTATGATCGCCCTTTAACTGTTGAGGTTTGGTATCCTGCACAGGCTAACTCTAGCGGTTCTCGGGTGCTTAAAGCCTATATGCGAGATGGCAAAACACTCGTTGATTTACATGGTAAGGCCATTTTAGGCGCGAAGCCTGCCAGTACAAAGCAAGCATTCCCCTTGGTGATTATGTCCCATGGTTATCCTGGTAATCGCTTTTTAATGTCGCCGATCGCTGAAAATATTGCCTCAAAAGGCTATGTGGTCGTGTCAATTGATCATACGGATTCTACCTACAGCACCTTGTCTAAAGTCAGCTCAAGTTTGGTGAATAGAACCAAGGACCAGTTGTTTGTTTTGGATCAAATTAGCCAGTTAGCCAAAGATAAAACGTCCTTTTTGTATAATTTAGTTGATGCCGATAACACAGGAATCATTGCTTATTCAATGGGCGGCTACGGTACGGTTGTGACCGTGGGCGGTGGCTTAACGCAATACGCTTTGGATCAACGAGAAGGCTTGTTTTCTACTCCAAAAGGCACTTTGGACCAGTACTTGAGTGGCAGCAAAGAATATTTAGCTCTAGCTGATAAGCGAATTAAAACCGCAGTGACTTTCGCCCCAGCTGGAATGAAAAGACACTTTATGGATTCAAACACCACAAAAGGCATTCGAGTTCCGATGCTCTTTATTGCTGGCTCAGAAGACGATGTGGTCGGCTACGAAGAGGGTGTGCGAGCATTATGGAAATCGGCAAGCGGAGTGGATCGCTCTTTGCTGACGTTTGAATATGCCAATCACAATGCAGGTGCCCCAATGGCACCACCAAAAGAAGCCAATGTGCTGTCTCCGGACTTGGGCTTTAACCTAAGCATGCATTACCTTGATCCTGTTTGGGACAATGTAAGAATGAACAATATTTCAACTCATTTCATTACCGCTTGGCTGGGCAAGTACTTAAAACAGGATGCCACCATGTCGAGTTACTTTGATCTTGTTCCCGTATCCAATGACGGGAAATGGAGCAAAGACAAAAATGGCATGGACAAACCAGATAATACCTACTGGAAAGGTTTTCCTAATAGAAGCGCAAGTGGCTTGAAATTGGAAAGCTTAAAAGCGGGTTCTTAA
- a CDS encoding DUF3612 domain-containing protein yields MGTKIRNLRKRNRLTMEDLSARCIKVDAESAPSVSYLSMIERGKRIPSEDVLEVIASVFQKDVDWFLDDIPEEEAITPTKGSGGGIDGMALEPNFLFSKEILQIAIPEMLSQTGTSGRQFAHLLIRAHQEHHQNHFPDLERAAEEVGLKRLPLSLDEIIAITKQMGLQIKWFRKTPLAVLQEMGIDESHVVTSFFDPPGTIYINQIMKNQPQRLKYNLAVHIGHTVLHDKDGLKNVLVTGRNEISPLQAKAAKIQSSGMDAQDILFAWRDFECSFFAGALLCPKVPFRQMLDRNGYEINTAQLAGVSESVTMRRMTAASPYPHWHYFDAYAPGKLKAVYRGNGIPLPWGNMSMVEDPCQHWSVFRKISEPSTGTSAQISILNVGDEPRIYACESVKVQDLAGNSHVLCSGIDLNPAIDAQGKDALSIAADLREACVTKGGSSQIPRSIKKDLMSVAKILNINWVERGIDNDARLICSRGAVCPRKPSCYQQCEAR; encoded by the coding sequence TTGGGCACAAAGATCCGCAACCTGCGTAAACGCAACCGTTTGACGATGGAAGACCTCTCGGCCCGCTGCATAAAAGTCGACGCAGAATCAGCACCATCTGTGTCATATTTATCCATGATCGAAAGGGGAAAACGCATCCCAAGTGAAGACGTTTTGGAAGTGATTGCCAGCGTTTTTCAAAAAGATGTTGACTGGTTTTTGGATGACATTCCGGAAGAAGAAGCCATTACCCCAACCAAAGGATCTGGCGGTGGTATCGATGGCATGGCGTTAGAGCCAAACTTTTTGTTTTCCAAAGAAATACTGCAAATCGCCATCCCTGAAATGCTTTCTCAGACTGGCACCAGCGGTCGTCAATTTGCTCATTTATTGATTCGCGCCCACCAAGAACATCATCAAAATCATTTCCCAGATTTAGAACGTGCGGCGGAAGAAGTGGGACTCAAACGCTTACCATTGAGCCTTGATGAAATTATCGCCATTACTAAACAGATGGGCTTACAAATCAAATGGTTCCGCAAAACACCACTGGCGGTTTTACAAGAAATGGGCATTGATGAAAGCCATGTAGTGACGTCTTTTTTTGATCCGCCAGGCACAATTTACATCAACCAAATCATGAAAAATCAGCCTCAGCGTCTGAAATACAATCTTGCGGTACACATAGGCCACACGGTATTACATGACAAAGACGGACTAAAGAACGTCTTAGTCACTGGGCGAAATGAGATATCGCCACTACAAGCGAAAGCCGCCAAAATTCAATCATCAGGTATGGATGCTCAGGATATTTTGTTTGCTTGGCGAGACTTTGAATGTAGCTTTTTTGCTGGTGCACTGCTGTGTCCTAAAGTGCCATTTAGGCAAATGCTGGACCGCAATGGCTACGAAATTAATACCGCACAACTGGCGGGGGTTTCTGAATCCGTGACCATGCGCCGCATGACAGCGGCGTCACCTTATCCCCACTGGCATTATTTCGATGCTTATGCGCCAGGTAAACTAAAGGCTGTGTATCGTGGTAATGGCATCCCTCTGCCTTGGGGCAATATGAGCATGGTCGAAGACCCGTGTCAGCACTGGTCTGTGTTTCGAAAAATCAGCGAACCAAGTACAGGCACGTCAGCACAAATATCGATTCTTAATGTTGGCGACGAGCCACGCATTTACGCTTGTGAGTCGGTCAAAGTGCAAGACCTTGCAGGCAACAGCCACGTACTTTGCTCTGGCATTGATCTGAACCCCGCCATTGATGCCCAAGGCAAAGACGCCCTCTCCATCGCCGCTGATTTACGGGAAGCTTGCGTTACCAAAGGAGGCTCATCCCAAATCCCGAGAAGCATTAAAAAAGACCTCATGAGCGTGGCGAAAATTCTCAATATTAATTGGGTAGAACGCGGCATAGACAATGACGCACGTTTGATTTGTTCACGCGGTGCCGTTTGCCCAAGGAAACCGAGCTGTTATCAACAGTGTGAAGCAAGATAA
- a CDS encoding malate synthase G, whose translation MNMPQAKNNSVIHPGFCHFINEEVLPLHTIEPTKFWRDLEQLIADLSPINRQLLATRDAMQQQIDQWHIDHKGQEIDIKAYDAFLRKIGYLVEEGENFTVTTSNVDEEIASLAGPQLVVPVKNARFALNAANARWGSLYDAFYGTDVIAKTSGLETTVLDNKGYNPARGEAVIAKAKDFLDQVFPLESGSHHDVISYMVYYHHLLAFFQDGSQTGLQQPCQLVAVNGQRSEPEAILLKNHGLHVEIQFDRNGKNGANDPANINDILIESALSTIIDCEDSVAAVDAEDKIEVYRNWLGLMQGTLEASFNKDGQTQTRRMNPDRIFTDLNNQEYRLHGRSLLLVRNVGHLMECDLMQDELGNFVPEGIIDAVVTSLIGALDLQRTAHSRMRNSRTGSIYIVKPKMHGPEEVAFSCELFSRVEQMLGLPENTIKIGIMDEERRTTLNLKECIRQAQSRVFFINTGFLDRTGDEIHTSMQAGAFLPKEQIKNQPWIQAYENRNVDIGLQCGLPGRAQIGKGMWAMPDEMAAMMTTKIAHPKAGANTAWVPSPTAATLHALHYHQVNVFEVQERIKHRPKANLTDLLTIPTIPSNLTLSQQVIEREIENNVQGLLGYVVRWVEAGVGCSKVPDINNVGLMEDRATLRISSQHLANWFLHGICSKEQIDEVMQRMALVVDEQNKATEGYRPMANNANSVAFKAAQDLIFKGAIQPNGYTEPLLHAYRIQVKDTH comes from the coding sequence ATGAATATGCCCCAAGCTAAAAATAACAGTGTGATTCATCCAGGGTTTTGCCACTTCATCAATGAAGAAGTGCTACCGCTTCACACGATTGAACCAACAAAATTTTGGCGTGATCTTGAGCAATTAATCGCTGATTTATCGCCTATTAATCGTCAACTTTTGGCGACTCGCGATGCGATGCAGCAGCAGATTGACCAATGGCATATTGACCACAAAGGTCAAGAGATAGACATCAAGGCGTATGACGCTTTCCTACGTAAGATTGGTTACTTAGTCGAAGAGGGGGAAAACTTCACCGTTACCACTTCAAATGTCGATGAAGAGATCGCGAGTCTTGCTGGCCCTCAGTTGGTGGTGCCCGTTAAAAATGCGCGTTTTGCACTGAATGCTGCCAACGCTCGTTGGGGCAGTTTGTACGACGCTTTTTACGGTACGGATGTGATTGCGAAAACATCGGGCTTAGAAACGACTGTTTTGGACAATAAAGGTTACAACCCTGCTCGTGGTGAAGCGGTTATTGCCAAAGCGAAAGACTTTTTGGACCAAGTGTTTCCATTGGAGTCTGGCTCTCACCATGACGTCATCAGTTACATGGTTTATTACCACCATTTATTGGCCTTTTTCCAAGATGGTAGCCAAACCGGTTTGCAACAGCCTTGTCAGCTGGTGGCCGTGAATGGGCAGCGCAGTGAGCCAGAAGCCATATTGCTAAAAAACCATGGTTTGCACGTTGAAATTCAATTTGATCGTAATGGAAAAAATGGCGCAAATGACCCAGCTAATATCAATGACATTTTAATTGAGTCAGCCCTAAGCACCATTATTGATTGTGAAGATTCCGTCGCCGCGGTGGATGCGGAAGACAAAATAGAAGTGTATCGCAACTGGTTAGGACTGATGCAAGGTACGCTGGAAGCCAGCTTTAACAAAGATGGGCAAACGCAAACACGCCGCATGAATCCTGATCGTATTTTTACGGATTTAAATAACCAAGAATACCGTTTGCATGGTCGTTCTCTGTTATTGGTTCGTAATGTTGGCCACTTGATGGAATGCGACTTGATGCAAGACGAGCTGGGAAACTTTGTTCCCGAAGGCATTATCGATGCCGTGGTGACCAGCTTGATTGGCGCTTTGGATTTACAGCGTACTGCCCATAGCCGAATGAGAAATAGCCGCACTGGCAGTATCTACATTGTGAAGCCAAAAATGCATGGCCCTGAAGAAGTCGCGTTTAGCTGCGAATTGTTTTCTCGCGTTGAGCAAATGCTAGGTTTGCCCGAAAACACGATCAAGATCGGCATTATGGATGAAGAGCGTCGCACCACCCTGAACTTGAAAGAGTGCATTCGTCAGGCGCAATCAAGAGTCTTCTTCATCAATACTGGTTTTCTAGATCGTACTGGCGATGAAATTCACACCAGCATGCAAGCGGGTGCCTTTTTGCCAAAGGAGCAAATCAAGAATCAACCTTGGATCCAAGCTTACGAGAACCGCAATGTAGACATTGGATTGCAATGTGGTTTGCCAGGCAGAGCACAAATTGGCAAAGGCATGTGGGCAATGCCAGATGAAATGGCGGCCATGATGACAACGAAAATTGCTCACCCTAAAGCGGGTGCCAATACAGCTTGGGTGCCATCACCAACGGCGGCCACATTGCACGCATTGCATTATCACCAAGTGAATGTGTTTGAAGTGCAGGAGCGTATTAAACACCGCCCAAAAGCGAATCTAACGGATCTATTAACTATCCCAACGATTCCAAGCAACCTTACTTTGTCGCAGCAAGTGATCGAACGTGAAATCGAAAACAACGTTCAAGGGTTACTTGGTTATGTGGTGCGCTGGGTAGAAGCGGGCGTTGGTTGTTCAAAAGTCCCTGATATTAACAACGTGGGCTTGATGGAAGACCGCGCCACTTTGCGAATCTCCAGTCAGCACTTGGCGAACTGGTTTCTGCATGGAATCTGTAGCAAAGAGCAAATTGATGAGGTGATGCAACGCATGGCATTGGTGGTCGATGAACAAAATAAAGCCACCGAGGGATATCGTCCGATGGCGAACAATGCCAATAGCGTCGCTTTCAAAGCCGCGCAGGATTTGATCTTCAAAGGTGCTATTCAACCTAACGGTTATACAGAGCCCTTGCTACATGCCTACCGAATACAGGTAAAGGACACGCACTGA
- a CDS encoding isocitrate lyase codes for MHTYKNKTQQASQTIHSQGPTWAAMNPESVVRMQLQNRFNTGLDIAKYTAKIMREDMANYDKDPANYTQSLGCWHGFIGQQKMISIKKHFGTTRSRYLYLSGWMVAAMRSEFGPLPDQSMHEKTSVPALIEELYTFLKQADARELQHLFKEMDEARAAGDQVREQAAQQKVDNFETHVVPIIADIDAGFGNEEATYLLAKKMIEAGACCIQIENQVSDAKQCGHQDGKVTVPHEDFLAKINAVRYAFLELGVEDGVIVARTDSLGAGLTQKIPVSQTAGDLAEQYNAFIDGEEVTSLAQMKSGDMAIKLGDRLIKPTRLANGLVRFKPDTGADRVVLDCITSLQNGADLLWIETEKPHIGQIASLVNRIREVMPNAKLVYNNSPSFNWTLNFRQQVFDAWMEEGKDVSQYDRDKLMSQDYDGSALSEEADERIRRFQKDAAAQAGIFHHLITLPTYHTAALSTDNLAKDYFGEMGMLGYVKEVQRKEIRQGLACVKHQDMSGSNIGDDHKEYFSGEQALKASGKDNTMNQFAV; via the coding sequence ATGCATACTTACAAAAATAAAACGCAACAAGCTAGCCAGACGATCCATTCACAAGGTCCAACTTGGGCCGCGATGAACCCAGAATCTGTGGTTAGAATGCAATTGCAAAACCGTTTTAATACAGGGCTAGATATCGCGAAATACACAGCTAAGATCATGCGCGAAGACATGGCGAACTATGACAAAGACCCAGCGAATTACACTCAGTCTTTAGGTTGCTGGCATGGATTTATCGGCCAACAAAAAATGATTTCTATCAAGAAGCATTTTGGTACAACCCGTAGCCGTTACTTGTACTTGTCTGGTTGGATGGTGGCGGCCATGCGTTCTGAATTTGGTCCATTGCCAGACCAGTCTATGCATGAGAAAACCTCCGTGCCAGCTCTTATAGAAGAACTTTATACCTTCTTAAAACAAGCGGATGCCCGTGAGTTGCAGCATCTTTTCAAAGAAATGGATGAAGCGAGAGCCGCTGGAGATCAAGTGCGTGAGCAAGCGGCACAGCAAAAAGTGGATAACTTTGAAACTCACGTTGTGCCGATTATTGCCGATATTGACGCGGGCTTCGGTAACGAAGAAGCAACCTACTTGCTAGCGAAGAAAATGATCGAAGCGGGGGCTTGCTGTATTCAAATTGAAAACCAAGTATCAGATGCTAAACAATGTGGTCACCAAGATGGCAAGGTGACTGTTCCCCATGAGGATTTCTTAGCGAAAATTAATGCCGTTCGTTATGCCTTTCTTGAGCTTGGTGTAGAGGATGGTGTGATCGTGGCGCGAACCGATTCTTTGGGCGCGGGCTTGACTCAAAAGATCCCTGTATCTCAAACAGCAGGTGACTTGGCCGAGCAATACAATGCCTTTATTGATGGTGAAGAAGTGACGTCATTGGCGCAAATGAAATCGGGTGATATGGCCATCAAACTGGGGGATCGTCTCATCAAACCAACGCGTTTGGCTAATGGTTTGGTTCGCTTTAAGCCAGACACAGGCGCAGATCGCGTGGTACTGGATTGTATTACGTCTTTGCAAAATGGGGCGGATCTATTGTGGATCGAAACGGAAAAACCGCATATTGGTCAAATAGCTTCCTTGGTGAATCGTATTCGTGAGGTGATGCCAAATGCAAAGCTTGTGTATAACAATAGTCCGTCTTTTAACTGGACATTGAACTTCCGTCAGCAAGTGTTTGATGCGTGGATGGAAGAAGGCAAAGACGTGAGTCAATATGACCGTGACAAGCTGATGTCTCAAGATTACGACGGCAGCGCATTGTCAGAGGAAGCGGATGAGCGTATTCGTCGTTTCCAGAAAGACGCGGCGGCTCAAGCGGGGATTTTCCACCATTTGATTACCTTGCCAACTTACCATACCGCAGCTTTGTCTACGGATAATTTGGCGAAAGACTACTTTGGTGAGATGGGGATGCTGGGTTACGTGAAAGAAGTTCAGCGTAAAGAAATTCGCCAAGGCTTGGCTTGTGTGAAACATCAGGACATGTCTGGATCAAACATTGGTGATGATCATAAAGAATATTTCTCTGGTGAGCAGGCCCTTAAAGCCTCTGGCAAAGACAATACCATGAATCAATTTGCGGTTTGA
- a CDS encoding ATP-binding protein, protein MKNLRFTLGDHQLNDISLKDLARRSRYGGIFYLLAFWAAVFTSGSASEYLSTIGAFSGCFLFLQIYRLVLFFQLTSDSNINIGSFASRYAFIYNSSAVMWASSSAWLFYVNPTIDLAVTVNVMAAAGISMGGITVLAPSYKIMRSYFMLICFPYAFFAALLLNEPGNLLIAALVVGYGMFIFITGKQQNSFYWQALNDNLKLSLQAEELEKAKIAAELAGQAKADFLAAMTHEIRTPMNGVLGMAQLLSMGDLNEKQQQQVTVINNAGRTLMHIINNILDYSKINAEQLELEKIPFSSRNIVNEVMLLLSPQFEKKPIKLRSTIGDIPELVQGDPFRIHQILYNLVGNAFKFTDEGEISIDVSCTDGQEENTVILSFSVRDSGIGISPEDRQQIFEQFYQVSHFNPNIRGTGLGLSITQRLVELMGGTISVESEVGVGSTFTVALPFTLPLDEDSYESVFPPGEQNDLDVKALHVLLAEDNRVNQMVCKQFLNKLGCSVDLAETGTMALEMFNRSKNRYDVIFMDCNMPEMDGFTAAAAIREIEHSEQLIPTPIVALTAHAEDKVKRQCFESGMNLFLSKPFLYEDLESMVNKVRINRLS, encoded by the coding sequence TTGAAAAATTTACGTTTTACCTTGGGTGATCATCAACTCAATGATATTAGTTTAAAAGATTTAGCTAGGCGCTCTAGATATGGCGGGATATTTTATTTATTAGCGTTTTGGGCCGCTGTCTTTACTTCTGGATCAGCCAGTGAATATCTAAGTACTATAGGGGCTTTTTCAGGGTGCTTTTTGTTTTTGCAAATTTACCGTTTGGTTTTATTTTTTCAACTCACTTCTGACAGCAATATTAATATCGGTTCTTTCGCTTCTCGTTATGCTTTTATCTACAATTCATCAGCGGTTATGTGGGCAAGCAGCTCTGCGTGGCTTTTTTATGTAAACCCAACTATAGATTTGGCTGTAACAGTAAATGTTATGGCTGCCGCAGGCATTAGTATGGGGGGGATCACAGTATTAGCACCTTCTTATAAAATCATGCGTAGTTACTTCATGCTGATATGTTTTCCCTATGCTTTCTTCGCTGCTTTACTGTTAAACGAGCCTGGCAATTTGCTTATTGCCGCTTTAGTGGTTGGCTATGGTATGTTCATTTTTATTACTGGAAAGCAGCAAAACAGTTTTTATTGGCAGGCACTCAATGATAATTTAAAACTTTCCCTTCAGGCTGAAGAGCTAGAAAAAGCAAAAATAGCCGCTGAACTTGCTGGGCAGGCGAAGGCGGATTTTTTGGCTGCGATGACTCATGAAATACGTACTCCTATGAATGGTGTGCTTGGCATGGCTCAATTACTATCAATGGGAGATCTCAACGAAAAACAGCAGCAGCAAGTGACCGTCATTAATAATGCTGGTCGAACTTTGATGCATATTATCAACAATATACTCGATTATTCGAAAATTAATGCAGAGCAACTTGAGCTAGAAAAAATTCCATTTAGTTCGCGTAATATCGTCAATGAAGTGATGTTATTACTTTCCCCACAGTTTGAGAAAAAGCCAATCAAGCTCCGGTCTACAATCGGAGATATTCCTGAGTTAGTTCAAGGTGATCCTTTTAGAATTCATCAAATTCTTTATAACCTTGTTGGAAATGCTTTTAAGTTTACGGATGAAGGTGAAATATCTATTGACGTGTCTTGCACGGACGGTCAAGAAGAAAATACGGTGATTTTGTCTTTTTCTGTTAGAGACTCAGGCATTGGTATTTCGCCTGAAGACAGGCAGCAAATTTTTGAACAGTTTTATCAGGTTAGTCATTTTAACCCAAATATTCGAGGTACTGGGTTGGGGTTGAGTATTACTCAGCGTTTAGTCGAGCTTATGGGCGGAACTATTTCAGTTGAGAGTGAGGTTGGTGTAGGTAGCACTTTTACGGTTGCGCTTCCTTTTACACTTCCTCTTGATGAAGATTCATATGAGTCTGTTTTTCCTCCCGGCGAACAAAATGATTTAGATGTTAAAGCGTTGCATGTATTACTAGCTGAAGATAACAGAGTGAATCAAATGGTTTGTAAACAATTTTTAAACAAGCTTGGATGTTCTGTTGATTTGGCTGAAACTGGGACTATGGCTTTAGAAATGTTCAATCGTTCTAAGAATCGCTATGACGTAATTTTTATGGATTGTAATATGCCTGAAATGGATGGCTTTACAGCTGCGGCCGCTATTCGTGAAATTGAGCATAGCGAACAGTTGATTCCAACACCTATCGTTGCATTAACAGCTCATGCAGAAGATAAAGTAAAACGACAATGTTTCGAATCTGGGATGAATTTATTTTTAAGCAAGCCTTTTTTATATGAAGATTTAGAGTCTATGGTTAATAAAGTTCGAATCAATAGATTAAGCTAA
- a CDS encoding esterase-like activity of phytase family protein: MISKIWLVGLVSVGVLSGCANNSATRSHFVDNFPTQGSELPYSVLRDDLVDGKTNMPFEIRNGGFGSAMTGNPNQANQFYALTDRGPNANYTGEYGKGKSFPVASYTPRIGLFEVAENGSVFMVKSILLKRPEGSLISGLPNTSALGGTGETPYHANGKPVLMNDNKPYDKESNPIKLDNYGLDGEGLVALKDGTFWVSDEYGPHIVHFDSNGVEIGRINAFKEDSRDTLHLPAVFQNRRANRGMEGLAVTPDETTLVGIMQSSMRNPDKAAQKGNLTRIVTVNLKNGQTEQYLYRQEKAENSNSEIATLTSNKFLIIERDGGFLLGGPKGEAKANANVQKHIYRIDLMTGTPLSSVVESGSIKRDSHYGLMIDGLTLEQFVNKNGWAELAKKGIKPVNKSLVVNMVKAVSYPHDKMEGLWVIDRNHVGVLNDDDFATWSTKGKLQQKYLDNTRVDSNRLYIIKADLMGN; this comes from the coding sequence ATGATAAGTAAGATTTGGTTGGTCGGTTTGGTTTCTGTTGGTGTTTTATCTGGGTGTGCAAATAACTCGGCTACGAGATCGCATTTTGTTGATAATTTTCCTACTCAAGGAAGCGAGCTACCTTATTCGGTGTTACGCGATGACTTGGTGGATGGTAAGACGAATATGCCTTTCGAAATCCGCAACGGGGGATTTGGCTCGGCAATGACAGGAAATCCAAATCAAGCGAATCAATTTTACGCTTTGACTGACCGTGGACCAAATGCAAATTATACGGGTGAATATGGTAAAGGTAAGAGCTTTCCTGTGGCGTCTTACACTCCTCGTATTGGACTCTTTGAAGTAGCCGAAAATGGTTCTGTTTTTATGGTCAAAAGTATTTTGTTGAAACGACCTGAAGGGAGTTTGATTTCGGGTTTACCAAATACTTCAGCATTAGGAGGAACTGGTGAAACGCCATATCACGCTAATGGCAAGCCTGTTTTGATGAATGATAATAAACCTTACGATAAAGAGTCTAATCCAATTAAGTTAGATAATTACGGATTAGATGGTGAAGGTCTGGTTGCCCTAAAAGATGGGACTTTTTGGGTGAGTGATGAGTATGGACCACATATTGTCCACTTTGATAGTAATGGTGTTGAGATTGGCCGCATTAATGCCTTTAAAGAAGACAGTCGTGACACATTACATTTGCCTGCGGTATTCCAGAACCGCCGCGCTAATCGTGGCATGGAGGGCTTAGCGGTTACGCCAGACGAGACGACTTTAGTGGGCATTATGCAATCAAGTATGAGAAATCCTGATAAAGCGGCGCAAAAAGGTAATTTGACGCGTATTGTCACGGTGAATTTAAAGAATGGTCAAACCGAGCAGTATCTTTATCGTCAGGAAAAAGCGGAAAACTCCAATTCTGAAATTGCGACACTAACATCGAATAAATTCTTAATCATAGAACGAGATGGTGGCTTTCTTCTCGGTGGTCCCAAGGGCGAAGCGAAGGCGAATGCGAATGTTCAAAAGCATATTTATCGTATTGATTTGATGACAGGAACGCCTCTTTCATCTGTCGTAGAGTCTGGCTCAATCAAGCGAGATTCCCATTATGGTTTGATGATTGATGGGCTGACTTTGGAACAGTTTGTCAATAAAAATGGCTGGGCTGAATTGGCAAAGAAAGGTATAAAACCGGTAAATAAGTCATTGGTTGTTAATATGGTTAAGGCCGTATCTTATCCACATGACAAAATGGAAGGATTGTGGGTGATTGATAGAAATCATGTTGGGGTACTTAATGATGATGATTTTGCTACTTGGTCCACCAAAGGAAAACTGCAGCAAAAATACCTTGATAATACTAGAGTAGATTCCAATCGCCTTTATATTATTAAGGCAGATTTAATGGGGAATTAG